The Lolium rigidum isolate FL_2022 chromosome 1, APGP_CSIRO_Lrig_0.1, whole genome shotgun sequence region gtaaaccatagtatataggttttgggcttgacaaagtaaacgctagttttattccgcatttgttaagcccgtctcgtaaaagtttaaatcgcctattcacccccccctctaggcgacatctgtgtcctttcagctGTTTCTACGAGGTCTAACTTTAGTTTCAATATATAGCCATCTGCTGGCTATAATAAGATGTCATGTCATATGTAGTCACCATATAGCTAGCATTTACAATAGtggctataagaatgaagtactttactaacatatggTCCACCTTtcgctctcacaaagtgcctaggagcacgtgcaagagctgcctATTACATAACAGCCCACCTCcttttctctcctcttctctctcctccaactcatctaaaatatattatttaatatcttatagtcagctggACTCGACTGTATTTGCTCTTACGCGCAAACGTGGAGGATCATGGTGTGGGTATAGTTCCAAAAATCATGGGAGGGAAATTTTTTGCAACCAATTGAATTGCTCAACCGCATCCCGTAGAAAAATCCCGTAAGTTTAGCATTATTGTTTAAACTCAAATGTGAAGGCGCTTCATGTCAATGAATTGTGctcttttatttttcatttattttaGATAATTAGCTAGAAAATATGAAACTTCATTCTTGTTCTGCAGGCGAACAAGGTGTTGTATGCCAGTTTCTCGCTAGTCCACGAGTTTAGCAACTGCCGGAATGGATGGCGAAGCACCTCCTACTATGGATGCGGTAACGAGCGATATGCAATATTTTGAGACTTTTTaccacataaaaataaaaatatgtataCTACGCTTCACCTATATTTTCTAGTGTAACTACGGCAGGCCAAAGCCAACCTGAACTTTATATATATAGAAACCCAAATTTGTATAGGGTTATCCATTACATTACAAGAGAGCAGTGAGCACAAACCCCTTAAGAGAGACAGTGAGAGAGTTGAACTCGTCAGTGCCAAAAGAGGAGAGCCGAGGCGAAAAGAAACCAGAGATCTCATTGCAGAGTGCCAAGGTGACAGAGAGGTCCGGGTGAGAGTAGTGAGAGTGGAGGACGGGAAAATGCTTGGCAGGAAGTGTTACCCCCTCATATTGCGGCTGATCGCATTATTGAGGTAGAGAATTAGGAGGAAAGAAAAAAGGTGAATGAGATGCTTCATAATCATTAGAAATTCCACTATGTGAAAATTAGTAAACCACGATATTTTTCTACATGTCCTCTAGCAAGTCGAACACAATCTCAAAGTTACTAAACGGTGAAGATTATTAGGAGATGCTGAGAGGAGATTTGGTGCACCTGAGATCTGGTTATTAAAAATTGTATTTTTGTAtcacaaaactataaattttattCCATAAATAGATACACATGTCTGAATACTTGTGCAAAAAGTTTCATTAGAGATTGCTTTGTATTTTAAGCTACAAAATAAAAATTGTGGATGTATATAGGATCGGACATTAAATCTTAGTTTTTTGGCAAataaaaatacaacatattttgccCCAGAATTTATACTGTACCTTCgaaatgtgtatatatatatacgtatttaatttcagatttttcaaaaacttataaatattttttttatcattttataaAATCGGAAGCACTAATGCTTATGTGTCAATAACATTTTGCGGGAGATGCAGAACGAGATAGACCCCGAAGGACCCGGAGTCTCCATTACTTCTGCGTTGGTGAACACTTACaaagaggatctcaaagaaaggaaaaaattacAACTAGGCCCTACAAGATAGCAAAGAGCACCCTAGAACATGCTCAAGCCCTTGAGCACCGCCGGCGAGACGCAGCCTCCATGCGCGGCTGCCCTTGCCTAAACCGGGGAGGTCACCACTAGATGCAATTTTGTTAGGTGTAAACATATTTATCAAACTCGTGTGGGCGTGTAGTGTTCTCCCCATCCTCCAGCAAGTCATGTTTCCAACTCTTGCCCCCGTCGACGCTGTCCCAGCACTCCCGGCCCTCAGCCGCGGCGCGCCGGCGCTTGGCCACCCGGAGGATGACGGCATCGACCGCGACGTCGAAGGCGTCCTTGAAGGTGACGCCCTTGGCCGCCGGGTCCCTGTACATGACGGTTGGTATGAGCCGGATGACCTCCTCCCGCATCTGCGCCACCTTGGCCGGCGGTATCTTGGTGAGCGTCTCCTCGATGCTGGCGTTCTTGTCGACGACGTCGCCGTGGTGGATGAACACGGAGTAGCTCCTGTAGTCCCTGGGCAGGTGCCAGATGTACTGGAGGTAGGCGGAGATGGGGTGGAAGAAGACCGGGATGCAGCCGGCGAGGATGCTGTCGAAGGTGGACTTGCGCGTGTACGCGTCCCCGCGCGGCTGCACGCAGAACTCGGCGCTCTCCAGCAGCTGCATGGTCCGGCCCGGCGTGGCTGCTACACTCGTGTCGATGTCGAACATGGCGCAGCGGCTGGACCTGCCGCACTGCTCCATGATCTGGGACCGCACGGTCCTCTTGCTGCTTGGCCGGGACGCGCCGGCGAAGCCCCACAGCCACCTGCGCTCGGCCCGCCGCATGCGACCCTGCCAGCTGGAGACGTCGGCGTCGGAGGAGGCGTGGTAGTGCGACGGGAACGGCACGGCGAAGTCGAAGCCGTGATACGGGCTGGCCTCCACGGTGAGCACCGTGGCGTTGCGGATGGCGGGGTAGGTCATGAGGGAGTTGCCGCCCTTGCCGGTAGCACCCGGCGCGCGGAGGAAGTCCCAGCTGCCACGGCCGGCGAGCAGGAAGTGGTCGCGCCCACCCATGGCGCGCCACTCGGGACGCCGGAGAAGCCACTCCACGAGGTCACGCGGCAGGGCCTCGCGGGCGGCGACGTCGGGGCTCTCCTGGCCCATGTACCTCATCACGTCCAGCCCGGCGTAGAATGGGATGTacaccgcggcggcggcgacggggtcGGAGGTCAGGCACTCGTGCCGCCTCATCCGGGCGTGGAAGATCACGGCCAGCATGAACTGGTCGGTGTCGTAGGCTCCCGTCTCCGGGAGCgagccgccctcgccgccgccggtgatgGTCGGGCCGAACCCGTCGTTGGCCGCGTGCTTGCACACGTCGGTGGAGGCGGTGAGGCTGCGGCAGTCGCGAACGAGGTCGGCGTTGAACCGTGGCGGCAGGTCGTACATGTACACGTACCGGCCGGCACACTTGTCGTCCGAGAGCCCTAACTGGAACGCCGGCGCGATCTTGAGCTGGGAGAAGAAGGCTGCTGGCTTCGGCTGTTGGAGGATGAATAGCACGGCCCAGAACATGGCGCAGAGCAGTGCCAGGTAGAGTGTCCGAGACGGCCGGACGATGCCTGATCTCTCGGCCCCGTCGTTGCCATCTCTCGAGAAAGGCTTCATCGCTGGTGCAGTGCCGATCTGCAAGCAGACAGGTAGACCAGAGCATGCCACTACTACTACGCCCACTTAGTACTAGAGCAATACGTACACCCCACTGAGGTATCATCTTGTGTGAATCAGCCAACTCTTCTTTTCTCGTATCGATACATTGATCCTTGCAGCAGGGCGCGCTTGGATTTCCCGCGGGCGACTACCCAGTACTTGGAAGTATCAACCTTTTAATGGCCAGGTTGACTGATTACTGATACCACTACATAACCGCGTAAACAAAACATTGATCAAACAAAGAAAAGCGTGGAAAATTCAGGGAAAAATGACGGAACGCACGGTGACGCATCACTATATTGggaggagtattacaatacacgagaggaTAAACCCTCTACGTGTTATCAATATGGTGGAACTCTCTCCATCTATTTTATGACTACCTACAACTATATATATAGGGGcaaacaacttttttttttgcggacaTGAAGTAGAGTTGTAGATGTGCTACAATAGCACGGTTGGCATGCCATAGTCCGCCATgactccttccatagtacaacGGCTAAATATATTTCGGATCATATTCAACATGTTGTGTCCAGAGTAAATAAATAGATGAGGTCGTGTGTGGCCACCATCGGCGTCGGGGCTAGAGGAATTAACCGGGAGGAGAGGGAGCCCAACCCTGGACGTGGTGTGTGTCCACCCATTATTATATGGAGGAGTGAAAGCCTCAGACTCTGTGCACGGCCACCATCTCCGTTCGCATGTTGCTAGTGGTGGGGCTCTCGATGCGGTCATGGTAGCGGAAGGGGAAGGAAAACTGGATGCGGCCGGAGCCGGGCGTAGCAGGCAACTTGAGGAGGTGGTATGTCCGACCTTCGGGGTGCCTTTTGGCCCggacaccccccccccctcccaggAACTTTCGACCTACACTAACCCCGGAATATCTGGGCCTACGAGTGTGCAATGGTCATAAATATGAGAGGGGGACTATAAATAGGAACCCCTTCTTCCCCAAGGAGGCTGCccgcttttctctctctctcttctccattACTTGCAAAGCTTCAAGTTGGTGGATCTCCCACCCTCGACAATCAATCAACCCCATATTTGAGAAAGTGAAGGAGAAGGGCTATATCTACCATTTAACTAAGGAATTTGAATTTGTCCTTGATTACATTGTGGAACTTGTAATGCAACCCTAGATATCTCTTGTACGGATCCTTATGAAGAGACCATCTTGAGGCTTGCTTGGTGTTTGTACAAGCTCAAGgacggtgttgggagcctccaattgagtTGTGGAGTCGTACCCCAACCTTGTGTGAATGTTTGGTAGCCACCTCGATCAACACAGCCTAGTGGAAGTGAGTTCACCTTTATGGTGGTCTCACACCGGAGAAGAAGGTCAAGCCTTTGTAGTTGCTGGTAGGCCTTTGTGGCGCCACACCTCTCCAATGTAGACGTACTTCGCTTAGAATGGAACTATGGGAAACAAACTCATGTC contains the following coding sequences:
- the LOC124647861 gene encoding xyloglucan galactosyltransferase KATAMARI1 homolog, producing MKPFSRDGNDGAERSGIVRPSRTLYLALLCAMFWAVLFILQQPKPAAFFSQLKIAPAFQLGLSDDKCAGRYVYMYDLPPRFNADLVRDCRSLTASTDVCKHAANDGFGPTITGGGEGGSLPETGAYDTDQFMLAVIFHARMRRHECLTSDPVAAAAVYIPFYAGLDVMRYMGQESPDVAAREALPRDLVEWLLRRPEWRAMGGRDHFLLAGRGSWDFLRAPGATGKGGNSLMTYPAIRNATVLTVEASPYHGFDFAVPFPSHYHASSDADVSSWQGRMRRAERRWLWGFAGASRPSSKRTVRSQIMEQCGRSSRCAMFDIDTSVAATPGRTMQLLESAEFCVQPRGDAYTRKSTFDSILAGCIPVFFHPISAYLQYIWHLPRDYRSYSVFIHHGDVVDKNASIEETLTKIPPAKVAQMREEVIRLIPTVMYRDPAAKGVTFKDAFDVAVDAVILRVAKRRRAAAEGRECWDSVDGGKSWKHDLLEDGENTTRPHEFDKYVYT